One window from the genome of Brachyspira sp. SAP_772 encodes:
- a CDS encoding acetate uptake transporter, which produces MNNEVKVTQSLADPSPFGMFGFAVITFVASSQKLGITTGVSGLVPWAIFLGCVPQFVASIVDFKKENVFGAVVFGSFGLFWFAVAMIWLISVGVFGEGMQASLDMKQFAFGCIAYLFLVIPLTFAAAEAHKVLFYIFIAVDVLLIAMALNYLGISPKETQLVAGIAELAAALIGFYGCAAGVLNKNLGRVVLPVGKPLGIFKK; this is translated from the coding sequence ATGAACAATGAAGTAAAAGTAACTCAATCATTAGCAGATCCCTCGCCGTTTGGTATGTTTGGATTTGCTGTAATAACTTTTGTGGCATCTTCTCAAAAGTTAGGCATTACTACAGGGGTGTCAGGGTTAGTGCCTTGGGCAATATTTTTAGGATGTGTGCCTCAGTTTGTAGCATCAATTGTAGATTTTAAAAAGGAGAATGTATTTGGTGCTGTTGTATTTGGCTCATTTGGATTATTTTGGTTTGCTGTAGCTATGATTTGGCTTATTTCTGTGGGGGTATTTGGAGAGGGGATGCAGGCTTCTCTTGATATGAAACAATTTGCTTTTGGATGTATAGCATATTTATTTCTTGTTATACCTTTAACTTTTGCTGCTGCTGAAGCTCATAAGGTTTTATTTTATATTTTTATAGCTGTAGATGTATTATTGATAGCAATGGCATTAAATTATTTAGGTATATCTCCAAAAGAAACTCAGCTTGTTGCTGGAATAGCTGAACTTGCTGCTGCTTTAATAGGTTTTTATGGATGTGCTGCTGGTGTATTAAATAAAAATTTAGGAAGAGTAGTGTTGCCTGTAGGTAAACCATTAGGAATATTTAAGAAATAA
- a CDS encoding fused response regulator/phosphatase, with product MAITRNNILTEKVLIVDTNIDYAKFIQKFLKKNNYLCYIALSYEEAINMTYEKIPDCILVDYMLPNAGACRLADYIKSDNLLKNIAVLFLTASDNKTESLKAFDCGADGFFEKSIDTDLFLSKMKSYIRLKKAIESNMMYMDILKRDIEYAAKLQKTILSYGNTSIPKNEISIHHYAPNEVSGDYSGIKLINDGYYAILLADVSGHGVAASMLTILIKSFFDSHAIIDDKNTSPAVFLEKLNKFFIEEGFDKNLFACLFYALYNNDTGELLCSSAGSPKPIYYSNSKDEICTVDIDGPLIGMIAESEYTEMKVQLNRNDILFVFTDGAYEVFDDNNNMFGDEHLKQIFSKNVKNNVDDIKEKIISEIKSFTKEPLKDDVSMILLKRTN from the coding sequence ATGGCTATTACAAGAAATAATATTTTAACAGAGAAAGTATTAATAGTTGATACTAATATTGATTATGCTAAGTTTATTCAAAAATTCTTAAAAAAAAATAATTATTTATGTTATATAGCTTTATCTTATGAAGAAGCTATTAATATGACATATGAAAAAATACCAGATTGTATATTGGTTGATTATATGCTTCCTAATGCAGGAGCTTGCAGATTGGCTGATTATATAAAATCTGATAATTTATTAAAAAATATAGCCGTACTTTTTTTAACTGCTTCTGATAATAAAACAGAATCCCTTAAAGCTTTTGACTGCGGGGCTGATGGTTTTTTTGAAAAGTCTATTGATACTGATTTGTTTCTTTCTAAAATGAAGTCTTATATTAGGCTTAAAAAGGCGATAGAGTCTAATATGATGTATATGGATATACTAAAAAGAGATATAGAATATGCTGCTAAACTGCAAAAAACTATACTCTCTTATGGTAATACATCTATACCAAAAAATGAAATATCTATACATCATTATGCTCCAAATGAGGTTTCTGGGGACTATAGCGGTATAAAGCTTATTAATGATGGATATTATGCTATACTTCTTGCTGATGTATCTGGGCATGGGGTGGCTGCTAGTATGCTTACTATTTTGATAAAATCTTTTTTTGATTCGCATGCTATTATAGATGATAAAAATACTTCACCTGCTGTTTTTTTGGAGAAGCTTAATAAATTTTTCATAGAAGAGGGGTTCGATAAAAACTTGTTTGCCTGTTTGTTTTATGCACTTTACAATAATGATACAGGTGAATTATTATGCTCTTCTGCGGGCTCTCCAAAACCTATTTATTATTCAAATAGCAAAGATGAAATATGCACTGTAGATATAGATGGTCCTTTAATTGGAATGATTGCTGAGAGTGAATATACAGAAATGAAAGTTCAATTAAATAGAAATGACATTTTATTTGTCTTTACCGATGGTGCTTATGAGGTATTTGATGATAATAATAATATGTTTGGCGATGAACATCTAAAGCAAATATTCTCTAAAAATGTTAAAAATAATGTTGATGATATTAAAGAAAAAATTATATCTGAGATAAAATCTTTTACAAAAGAACCTTTAAAAGATGATGTTAGCATGATTCTTTTAAAGAGAACTAATTAA
- a CDS encoding FtsW/RodA/SpoVE family cell cycle protein: MNEKKELKRLFVFDWRILISILFLMVAGAIAVYSSTYSPDSGKTSWIFLKYVFFSVVGLVVMCITMFLNYTKLAEHRMSLYIPMLVVLILVLIPGVGTTINGSSSWLFGMQPSEFGKIVMIIFLAGYLDQIGDKIKQEKYFIIAGIFISIPIGLVLMQPDLGTVLVYCFIVFVMLFVGGVPLRYIISLLSIGVIGLSIPMFLEYKRMSDDINNILFNFLSQRLYIGYIAGGFLFISILLLTINFYMNNKYVELFSFTFFVLFLSMCAALTFDIGLKTYQKERLLVFMNPELTRLSSGYNIIQSLIAVGSGGLFGEGFLNGSQSQLNFIPQQVNDFIFSNICEEWGFVGSALVVLAYATIFVRGITVAYFAKDRLGALIISGVIAMFLCHVLINIGMVVGMMPITGLTLPFVSSGGSSILTFSISIGLIFNVEARRYVH, translated from the coding sequence ATGAATGAAAAAAAAGAATTAAAAAGATTATTCGTATTTGATTGGAGAATACTTATTTCTATACTTTTTCTTATGGTGGCAGGTGCTATAGCAGTATATTCTTCTACATATTCTCCAGATTCTGGAAAGACTAGTTGGATATTTTTGAAGTATGTATTTTTCTCTGTTGTTGGTCTTGTTGTTATGTGTATCACTATGTTTCTCAACTATACCAAACTTGCAGAACATAGAATGTCTTTATATATACCAATGCTTGTTGTTTTGATACTTGTACTTATTCCGGGGGTTGGTACTACAATAAATGGAAGTAGCAGTTGGCTTTTTGGTATGCAGCCTTCTGAGTTTGGTAAGATAGTAATGATTATATTTTTGGCTGGTTATTTGGATCAAATAGGCGATAAAATAAAACAAGAGAAATACTTTATAATAGCTGGTATTTTTATTTCTATACCTATTGGGTTAGTTTTAATGCAGCCTGATTTGGGTACTGTTTTGGTATATTGTTTTATAGTATTTGTTATGCTATTTGTGGGAGGGGTTCCTTTAAGATATATTATATCATTATTAAGTATAGGTGTTATAGGGTTATCTATACCTATGTTCTTGGAATATAAGAGAATGTCTGATGATATAAACAATATTCTCTTTAACTTCCTATCACAAAGGCTTTATATAGGATATATTGCTGGAGGATTTTTGTTTATATCAATACTTCTTCTTACAATAAACTTCTATATGAATAACAAATATGTAGAATTATTTTCATTTACATTTTTTGTTTTATTTTTAAGTATGTGTGCAGCTTTAACTTTTGATATAGGATTAAAAACTTATCAGAAAGAGAGATTATTAGTATTTATGAACCCAGAGCTTACTAGGCTTAGTTCTGGATACAACATTATTCAATCACTCATTGCTGTTGGAAGTGGGGGGCTTTTTGGTGAGGGCTTTCTCAATGGAAGTCAGTCTCAATTAAACTTTATACCTCAGCAGGTAAATGACTTTATTTTCTCAAATATTTGTGAGGAGTGGGGGTTCGTAGGAAGTGCTTTAGTGGTATTGGCTTATGCTACTATATTTGTGAGGGGCATTACTGTTGCATATTTTGCTAAAGATAGGCTTGGGGCTTTGATTATATCTGGTGTAATAGCTATGTTTTTGTGTCACGTGCTTATTAATATTGGTATGGTGGTTGGTATGATGCCTATTACAGGTTTAACTTTGCCTTTTGTAAGTAGTGGTGGTTCTTCAATTTTAACTTTTTCTATATCTATTGGGCTTATATTTAATGTTGAAGCTAGAAGGTATGTACATTAA